The Deltaproteobacteria bacterium genomic sequence GAGGCGGGGGCCAGGGTGACCATCGTCGGGGGAGGCGCGGGCGGGTACGCCTCCAAGCACGGGTATCCGGTCACTCCCGACGCGTCGGCGGAGAATGTGAACGCCGCCGACTTCGACGCCGTGGTCATCCCGGGCGGCTACGCTCCCGACCGGATGCGCCGGAACAAGGCCATGGTGGATCTGGTCCGAAACGTGTTTGCCCGGGGATCGGTGGTCGCCGCGATCTGCCACGGGGGGTGGATGCTGGTTTCGGCGGACGTGCTGCGGGGCAGGAAGGCAACCGGCTTCTTCGCGATAAAGGACGACCTGGTGAACGCGGGAGCCCGGTATGAGGATTCGGAAGTCGTACGCGACGGAAACCTGGTCACGTCGCGGAAGCCGGAAGACCTTCCGGCGTTCAGCCGGACGATCATCCGGGCGCTGACCGAGGCGAAGGAGTAGTCCCCCGCCCGCGCGGGCGTCGTCCCGCCGTCACGGCGGAGCGGCGCCCGTCGTTTCCCCCTCGAGGACCCGGCAAAGCCTGGCCTGGAATTCGTTCCGCTTGTACGGCTTCTGGATGAACCCTGCGAGCCCCTCCCCCGTGAATCGTTGCGAAACCTGTTGTTCGTTGTACCCGCTGGTGAGGATGACGCGGGCGCCGGGGTGGATCCGGCGGATCTCCCGGAACGTCTCCTCGCCGTCCATTCGAGGCATCGTCAGGTCGAGGACGACGCAACGGATCTCGTCCATGCGGGAACGGAACAGCTCCACCGCCTCCTGTCCGTCCGACGCGGTCAGCACCCGGAAACCCAGGGACTCCAGCATTCCGACCCCGACCTGCCGGACCATCTCCTCGTCGTCGACCAGCAGGACGGTTCCGGTCCCCTTCCAATCCTTATCCGGCGCCATCGTGCCCACGACCGGCGCCGTGGCCTTGGCCGCCGCCGGCAGGAGAATCTTGAACGTCGACCCTTTCCCCACTTCGCTGTACACCTTGATCGCTCCCCCGTGTCCTCGTACGATTCCGAGGACCGCCGCAAGACCGAGCCCGCGGCCGGTGAACTTCGTGGTGAAAAAGGGATCGAAGATCTTCTTCTGCGTCTCCCTGTCCATCCCGGATCCCGTGTCGGCGACTTCGAGGAAGACGTACCGCCCCTCGGGAAGCTCCTCCCCGCCGATTTCCCGCAGGTAGACATGGTCGCAATCCGCCACGCCCGTGGTGAGGGATATCTCACCGGAGTTGTCGCCGATCGCCTCCGATGCGTTGATGATGAGGTTCATGACGACCTGCTGGATCTGCGAGGCGTCGGCATCCACCCGCGGGATGTCCGGGGCGAACCGGTACCGCAGAATGGCTTTTTTCGAGATGGACGTTCCGAGCATGTCCGCCATCTCCCTCACGATGTCGTTCATGTCGAGCGACTCGATGACGAACCGCCCTTTCCCCGAATAGGCCAGCATCTGCCGGCAGAGGTCGGCGGCGCGGCGGGACGCCCTTTCGACTTCATCGAGATGCATCCGTACCGGGGCCGCGGGGGGGAGCGCCGAGAGGGCGAGATCGGTGTGCCCCATGATCGCCATCAGGAGATTGTTGAAATCGTGGGCGATTCCACCGGCGAGGACGCCGAGGCTTTCGAGCTTCTGGGAGTGCCGTACCTGTTCCTCCAGCCGGTTGCGCTCCGCTTCCGCCCGTTTCCGCTCGGTGATATCCCGGGCCGCCGCGAACACCCCGAGGATTTCCCCCGTGTCGTCCCGGTACACCGAGGCGTTGTACAGGACCGGGGTCACGGTCCCGTTCCGGTGCTGGATCTCGAGCGAGTAATCCTGCACCGACCCCTCCCGGAACGCCTGCTCGTACCCGGCCCGGGCACGCGCGGGCTCTGTGAAATAGTCCGAGAAATCGCTCCCGATCAGGTGGTTCCTCGGGTATCCGGTCGCCTTTTCCGTCGCGCAATTCGCATCGGTGATCTTTCCGGACGCGTCGATGGTCACCAGCGGGTCGAGGCTGGCTTCGATCAGGCGCCGGTTGTAGGCGCTCACCTGCTGAAGC encodes the following:
- a CDS encoding type 1 glutamine amidotransferase, whose product is MELEGKHVAVLAEDLYEDLELWYPVHRFREAGARVTIVGGGAGGYASKHGYPVTPDASAENVNAADFDAVVIPGGYAPDRMRRNKAMVDLVRNVFARGSVVAAICHGGWMLVSADVLRGRKATGFFAIKDDLVNAGARYEDSEVVRDGNLVTSRKPEDLPAFSRTIIRALTEAKE
- a CDS encoding PAS domain S-box protein yields the protein MKVILAHWKKDLAFYGAVFVAATAALLLLSLLALKRTREAQHAVRHWQELAIRLKESTEDLGITTQRLQLATGSGRLGIWDLNVPENILIWDDRMFELYGLSRDASPGGVGAWEGSLHPDDRESAVEAYMAALRGEKGYDTDFRVVLPDGSIRHIKAFGDVIRDEAGKAVRMIGINEDITERKRSEEELGAYRQKLEELVERRANALMAANRQLQQVSAYNRRLIEASLDPLVTIDASGKITDANCATEKATGYPRNHLIGSDFSDYFTEPARARAGYEQAFREGSVQDYSLEIQHRNGTVTPVLYNASVYRDDTGEILGVFAAARDITERKRAEAERNRLEEQVRHSQKLESLGVLAGGIAHDFNNLLMAIMGHTDLALSALPPAAPVRMHLDEVERASRRAADLCRQMLAYSGKGRFVIESLDMNDIVREMADMLGTSISKKAILRYRFAPDIPRVDADASQIQQVVMNLIINASEAIGDNSGEISLTTGVADCDHVYLREIGGEELPEGRYVFLEVADTGSGMDRETQKKIFDPFFTTKFTGRGLGLAAVLGIVRGHGGAIKVYSEVGKGSTFKILLPAAAKATAPVVGTMAPDKDWKGTGTVLLVDDEEMVRQVGVGMLESLGFRVLTASDGQEAVELFRSRMDEIRCVVLDLTMPRMDGEETFREIRRIHPGARVILTSGYNEQQVSQRFTGEGLAGFIQKPYKRNEFQARLCRVLEGETTGAAPP